One window from the genome of Maylandia zebra isolate NMK-2024a linkage group LG18, Mzebra_GT3a, whole genome shotgun sequence encodes:
- the LOC101477423 gene encoding aquaporin-1-like has translation MTEVKSWAFWRAVAAEFVGMLLFILIGLSSIVGIGLGNDKNQMIAQEIKVSLAFALAIATLAQSLGHISGAHLNPAVTLGLLVNCQISALRCAFYILAQMLGAIAASAVVNGYKPGESLGVNALNVSVGAGFAIEFFATLQLVLCIIAVTDKRRTDVTGSAPLAIGLSVGLGHLTAISFTGCGINPARSFGPALILGKMKNHWVYWLAPMCGGIAASLIYDFLLYPQTRNFSSRIGILVHGPQEEYVEINGEENNSPGPSHWPKQ, from the exons ATGACAGAAGTAAAGAGTTGGGCATTTTGGAGGGCTGTGGCTGCAGAGTTTGTTGGTATGTTACTGTTCATACTTATTGGCCTATCCTCTATTGTTGGAATAGGTCTGGGCAATGATAAAAATCAGATGATTGCTCAGGAAATAAAGGTCTCGTTGGCCTTTGCACTAGCCATTGCCACACTGGCTCAGAGTTTGGGGCACATCAGTGGAGCACACTTGAACCCTGCGGTCACCCTGGGCCTCCTGGTCAACTGCCAGATCAGTGCACTCAGATGTGCGTTCTACATCCTCGCTCAAATGCTTGGGGCAATTGCAGCCAGCGCTGTTGTGAATGGATATAAGCCTGGAGAGTCTCTTGGTGTTAATGCG CTAAATGTCAGTGTAGGAGCAGGTTTTGCCATCGAATTCTTTGCCACCCTTCAGCTGGTTCTGTGTATCATAGCAGTGACTGACAAGCGAAGGACTGATGTTACAGGCTCTGCACCCTTGGCTATTGGGCTGTCGGTGGGACTTGGGCATTTAACAGCT ataAGTTTCACTGGATGTGGCATCAACCCTGCTCGTTCCTTTGGGCCGGCTTTGATACTGGGCAAAATGAAAAACCACTGG GTGTACTGGCTGGCACCGATGTGTGGTGGCATAGCGGCATCTCTTATCTATGATTTCCTTCTGTATCCACAAACACGCAACTTTAGTAGTCGCATTGGCATCCTGGTTCACGGTCCACAAGAAGAATATGTGGAGATAAATGGAGAGGAAAACAATAGTCCGGGGCCAAGTCACTGGCCAAAACAGTGA
- the LOC101477702 gene encoding aquaporin-1 encodes MSEIKSWSFWRAVLAEFLGMIIFIFMGLSAAVGDPNDFNLDREIKVAFAFGLAIATLAECIGHISGAHLNPAVTLGLVTSCRISILRALFYMLAQMLGAVVGSAIVYGIRAEHVDSLGVNELNGISPAQGFGMEFMLTLQLVLCLVALHDKRRDIGGFAPLAYGFSVTLGHLAGISYTGCGINPARSFGPAVIQKAFNDHWVYWAGPMSAGVVAALLYNYVLAPSDESFKEKTKILLCWAPEQEQERETEPLLEDVVE; translated from the exons ATGTCAGAGATTAAGTCGTGGTCGTTTTGGAGGGCAGTTCTGGCGGAGTTCTTGGGAATGATCATCTTTATTTTCATGGGCCTCTCTGCTGCAGTAGGAGATCCAAATGATTTCAACCTTGATCGTGAGATCAAAGTGGCATTTGCCTTCGGCCTGGCCATCGCCACGCTAGCCGAGTGCATAGGTCACATTAGCGGTGCACACCTGAATCCTGCCGTCACCCTGGGCCTGGTGACCAGCTGTCGTATAAGTATTCTCAGAGCCCTCTTCTACATGTTGGCTCAGATGTTGGGGGCAGTGGTTGGCAGTGCCATTGTGTATGGTATCAGGGCAGAACATGTTGATTCACTTGGAGTTAATGAG CTAAATGGTATCAGCCCAGCTCAAGGTTTTGGCATGGAGTTCATGCTCACTCTGCAGCTGGTTCTGTGCTTGGTGGCACTCCATGACAAAAGACGTGACATTGGCGGATTTGCACCTCTGGCATATGGCTTCTCTGTAACGCTTGGACATCTTGCTGGG ATCTCCTACACGGGATGTGGGATCAATCCAGCTCGATCCTTTGGACCTGCAGTTATACAGAAGGCGTTCAATGATCACTGG GTGTACTGGGCTGGACCGATGAGTGCTGGAGTGGTGGCAGCGCTTCTGTATAATTATGTGCTGGCACCCAGTGACGAGagcttcaaagaaaaaactaaaatctTGCTCTGCTGGGCCCCGGAACAGGAACAGGAACGTGAAACAGAGCCCCTGCTGGAGGATGTTGTAGAATAA